A section of the Candidatus Cloacimonadota bacterium genome encodes:
- the aroC gene encoding chorismate synthase, protein MKGNHWDKICGFTAFGESYSPAVGVVIEDIQPGIEFPYQEIQEELNKRKPGRGEFISPRQEPDELVVLSGVFEGKTTGMPICMLVYNKDLRAEDYEVIKEVFRPGHADLTYFKKFKIYDYRGGGRASGRETIARVAASVLVNKILEPIKIDLYPVSIGEISTEIIDLDFAKNNDLCWPCPHTYIKLLDYLKTIKHSGNSSGGIVEVIIRGAPSGLGDPVFEKLDANLAKAILSIGGVKGIEFGAGFALSRMKGSEANDPILTLTDEDASDRSGGINGGISSGKLITFRFVVKPTPSIALPQQTIDKKGTPRILRLKGRFDTCLIPRVISVARAMIKLVLADALSYQKLIEQKPVDLDTLREAIDKVDEDILISLCRRDKIIAQIAGFKKEKGIAVHQPEREQNLIKNLLQKAELLNLEPRLIIEIWSKLIEHSRNKQ, encoded by the coding sequence ATGAAAGGCAATCACTGGGATAAAATATGTGGTTTTACTGCTTTCGGTGAGAGTTATAGTCCTGCTGTAGGCGTAGTTATTGAAGATATCCAGCCCGGCATTGAATTTCCTTATCAGGAGATTCAGGAGGAACTAAACAAGCGTAAACCGGGTAGAGGAGAATTTATATCTCCGAGACAAGAACCGGATGAATTAGTCGTTCTCTCTGGTGTATTTGAAGGGAAAACAACCGGTATGCCGATCTGTATGCTTGTTTATAACAAGGACTTGCGAGCTGAAGATTATGAGGTGATTAAAGAAGTTTTCAGACCCGGTCATGCTGATCTGACCTATTTTAAGAAATTCAAAATCTATGATTACCGTGGTGGTGGAAGAGCTTCAGGTCGTGAGACTATTGCTCGAGTAGCTGCTAGTGTATTAGTTAACAAGATCCTGGAACCTATCAAAATAGATCTATATCCGGTATCGATCGGAGAGATTTCTACTGAAATTATTGATCTTGATTTTGCTAAGAATAATGATCTTTGTTGGCCTTGTCCTCATACTTACATTAAACTTTTAGATTATCTAAAGACTATTAAGCATTCTGGTAATTCTTCAGGAGGCATTGTAGAGGTAATCATCAGGGGTGCTCCAAGTGGACTCGGTGATCCCGTTTTTGAGAAACTGGATGCCAATCTTGCCAAAGCAATACTCTCGATTGGTGGTGTAAAAGGGATAGAATTCGGAGCCGGTTTTGCTTTAAGTCGAATGAAAGGTAGTGAAGCAAATGACCCCATCTTAACATTAACTGATGAAGATGCTTCAGATAGGTCTGGTGGGATTAATGGTGGTATATCTTCAGGAAAACTCATAACTTTCAGATTTGTTGTTAAGCCGACACCTTCTATAGCTTTACCACAACAGACAATAGATAAAAAAGGAACTCCCCGAATTCTTAGATTAAAGGGTCGTTTTGACACCTGTTTAATTCCAAGAGTGATTTCGGTTGCTCGGGCAATGATAAAACTGGTCTTAGCCGATGCTCTTAGTTACCAGAAGTTAATCGAGCAGAAACCTGTTGATCTTGATACTCTGAGAGAAGCCATAGATAAAGTTGATGAAGATATATTGATATCACTGTGCCGTCGTGATAAGATCATTGCACAGATAGCTGGCTTTAAAAAAGAAAAAGGGATCGCAGTTCATCAACCGGAGAGAGAACAAAATCTCATAAAAAATCTGTTACAAAAAGCAGAGCTACTTAACCTTGAACCGAGATTAATTATTGAAATCTGGTCAAAGCTGATAGAGCATAGTAGAAATAAACAGTGA
- the rsmA gene encoding 16S rRNA (adenine(1518)-N(6)/adenine(1519)-N(6))-dimethyltransferase RsmA: protein MFKPKRALGQNFLIDKNIAANIVKSAEIEKDEEVWEIGPGKGILTEELIKAGSRLTCFEIDRDLIPWLKDRFNDSINLIPQDVLKANWAEILSNIERLKNERSQIVLVANIPYNITSPLLYKLSDYADYFRIIVLMLQKEVADRLTASAGSKSYGVLTLKVQYNFKVKKLFKVPRHLFRPQPKVDSEVIRLIKREDKEDIRNPDLFWQIVETAFHLRRKTLKNNLSAILSKQELQFLTEIFEANDNQEGKQNKETKSHHKYNLSRRGESLDEKDFVDLYHHINNIRSHQS, encoded by the coding sequence ATGTTTAAACCAAAGAGAGCTTTAGGCCAGAATTTTCTTATCGATAAGAATATTGCAGCCAATATAGTGAAGTCTGCTGAGATAGAGAAGGATGAAGAAGTTTGGGAAATTGGTCCCGGTAAAGGTATTTTGACCGAAGAACTCATCAAAGCAGGCAGCAGATTGACCTGTTTTGAGATTGATAGGGACCTGATCCCTTGGCTAAAAGATCGTTTTAATGACAGTATCAACCTGATACCTCAAGATGTATTAAAAGCAAATTGGGCTGAAATTCTTAGTAACATTGAGAGACTAAAGAATGAGAGATCTCAGATTGTATTAGTAGCCAATATCCCCTATAATATAACTTCACCGTTGTTATATAAGCTATCAGATTATGCAGATTATTTTAGGATTATAGTTTTGATGTTACAGAAAGAAGTTGCAGACAGGCTGACTGCTTCTGCCGGCTCTAAAAGTTATGGAGTCTTAACTCTGAAAGTTCAGTACAACTTTAAGGTGAAAAAACTATTTAAAGTACCCCGCCATCTCTTCAGACCTCAACCAAAAGTAGATTCAGAAGTGATTCGTCTGATCAAAAGAGAAGATAAGGAAGATATAAGAAATCCTGATTTATTTTGGCAAATTGTTGAAACTGCCTTTCATTTGCGACGCAAGACTTTGAAGAACAATTTATCAGCTATTCTCAGTAAACAAGAACTTCAATTCTTGACAGAAATTTTCGAGGCGAATGATAATCAGGAAGGAAAACAGAATAAAGAAACCAAGAGTCATCACAAGTATAATTTATCCCGAAGAGGCGAAAGTTTAGATGAAAAAGACTTTGTTGATCTTTATCATCATATTAATAATATTCGTAGTCATCAAAGTTGA
- a CDS encoding type I 3-dehydroquinate dehydratase: MKIFSIPACSNFPYSEIRHYSYDLLELRLDYSENPLVFPTRLESFLSIDSTTIVTIRDLSEGGVKSIPFEQKLASYLELIKRTNCLVDCEFELFIKHNPPIPHENLILSKHFSEECSNLSETVSETIDKANKFNVRYLKLIIPVETYQQMQNFSNWKKASKTPLIILGSGLLGKLSRILWKLNGSVGTYLALENFKTSPDQLTFEEYELYGCELLDERTILGGIIGDKHVYNSLGLLYYNRKLRRIDSRIAYLPFPVKDLQDFVSWLRYMNQQIIFYGFSVTMPFKSLFSQYFFTTEQKSDHHLSSGQEHPSKSDSYQQQKIKQSSQTSDILTSLAQTNDLTSKIANLFSVKVDTNHQLEDILPEQFLNTDLDAFRESIKILNVDKDDLILVFGAGATACTFLREFTNFANLKISSRNEEKGIALAKLCKIRYLSLKEIADVTFDLVVNCTPLGMVGEDFFSVTGITMPKKFLDLTYTKQKTKAINRCIEKKIPCVDGQKFWLLQARRQEEMFRRNISKLL, translated from the coding sequence GTGAAAATTTTTTCTATTCCGGCTTGCAGTAACTTTCCCTACTCTGAAATTCGACACTATAGTTATGATCTATTAGAACTTAGGTTAGATTACTCTGAAAATCCATTAGTTTTTCCGACACGTTTGGAGAGTTTCCTTTCAATAGACTCGACAACTATTGTCACGATTAGAGACCTTTCGGAGGGGGGAGTTAAATCAATTCCTTTCGAACAAAAATTAGCTTCATATTTAGAATTGATAAAAAGAACCAATTGTTTAGTGGATTGTGAATTTGAACTATTCATCAAACACAACCCTCCAATACCACACGAAAATCTAATTCTCTCCAAACATTTCTCTGAAGAGTGCTCGAATCTATCGGAAACAGTCTCAGAGACTATCGACAAAGCGAATAAGTTCAATGTTAGATATCTCAAGCTAATCATTCCTGTTGAAACTTATCAACAGATGCAGAATTTCTCGAACTGGAAAAAAGCATCAAAGACTCCCCTAATAATTTTAGGATCAGGATTATTGGGCAAATTATCAAGGATTCTATGGAAACTGAACGGTTCGGTTGGGACATATCTTGCACTGGAAAATTTTAAAACATCTCCTGATCAATTAACCTTTGAAGAATATGAACTGTATGGTTGTGAACTACTGGATGAAAGAACAATATTGGGTGGTATCATCGGAGATAAGCATGTCTATAATTCTCTGGGATTACTCTATTATAATCGGAAACTTCGTAGGATAGACAGTAGAATTGCCTATCTACCATTTCCTGTAAAGGATCTACAAGACTTTGTTTCTTGGTTGAGATATATGAATCAACAGATCATATTTTATGGATTCTCTGTTACAATGCCTTTTAAATCTTTGTTTTCGCAATACTTTTTTACAACAGAGCAGAAATCTGATCATCATTTGTCATCAGGACAGGAACATCCATCAAAGTCTGATTCTTATCAACAGCAAAAGATAAAACAGAGCAGCCAAACAAGTGATATCTTGACTTCACTTGCTCAAACAAACGATCTAACATCTAAGATTGCCAATCTCTTCTCTGTCAAAGTTGATACTAATCATCAATTAGAAGACATTCTGCCCGAACAATTTCTCAATACTGACCTTGATGCCTTTAGAGAATCAATAAAGATTCTGAACGTTGATAAAGATGATTTAATTCTAGTTTTTGGTGCTGGGGCAACAGCTTGTACTTTTTTAAGAGAATTCACTAATTTCGCCAATCTCAAAATCAGTTCCAGAAATGAAGAAAAAGGAATCGCGTTGGCAAAATTGTGTAAGATTCGATATCTATCACTGAAAGAGATCGCTGACGTAACATTTGATTTAGTAGTTAACTGCACTCCTTTAGGAATGGTTGGTGAAGACTTTTTTTCTGTAACAGGTATTACTATGCCCAAGAAGTTTCTTGATCTAACATATACAAAACAAAAAACAAAAGCTATTAATAGATGTATTGAAAAAAAAATCCCCTGTGTTGATGGTCAGAAATTTTGGTTGCTTCAGGCAAGGAGACAAGAAGAGATGTTTAGGAGAAACATTTCTAAGCTGTTATAA